A DNA window from Cobetia marina contains the following coding sequences:
- a CDS encoding DUF2780 domain-containing protein, with amino-acid sequence MHPLIERVTGALGLSPEIAEQAVGLILKFVREQGPDGPAASLLGAIPGAEGLIGSAGEEAAESGGGGLMGGLMGAVSAFTGGSGGGALELGQKLMGLDLNMDQARGVADETLSYAREQAGDGVVDQVIEGIPGLKHLL; translated from the coding sequence ATGCACCCACTCATCGAACGTGTCACTGGCGCCCTCGGGCTGTCACCGGAGATTGCCGAACAGGCGGTCGGCCTCATTCTCAAGTTCGTGCGTGAACAGGGCCCGGATGGGCCGGCGGCATCACTGCTGGGAGCCATTCCGGGCGCCGAAGGGTTGATCGGCAGCGCTGGCGAGGAAGCCGCCGAGTCCGGGGGCGGTGGCCTCATGGGCGGCCTGATGGGGGCGGTCAGTGCATTCACCGGAGGCAGCGGAGGGGGAGCACTGGAGCTGGGCCAGAAGCTGATGGGACTGGACCTGAACATGGATCAGGCACGTGGCGTGGCCGATGAGACGCTGAGCTATGCGCGCGAGCAAGCCGGCGATGGTGTGGTCGACCAGGTCATCGAGGGCATCCCGGGCCTCAAGCATCTGCTGTGA
- a CDS encoding NAD(P)/FAD-dependent oxidoreductase, with protein sequence MRDPRTLVIIGTGMAGIGLARALRARDKDSRLILVSQDSGHDYAKPLLSTAFAKGMSARALARQTSVALVDELDAELRTHQRVTSIDTHARQVWLGEECLAYDELVLALGAAPRRPFPIDDSVGSRVMSINDLDDYAAFSATLTAAREAGESGRVVIVGAGLVGCEYANDLKAAGHEVTLVAAGDTPLDGLLPQALGRRLGKAFDAIGVRRLQGEMVETITAGKATQAPVSVVLQSGHAVEGSLVLLATGLAPRIKLAQGAGLSAGGDGIRVDRHLATSRPHVWALGDCASVEGVNAMYVQPLQAAARVLAANLCGEAVELDWKAWPVLVKTPALPIVAYPPRTAVARWDITGEGDDLDARALDANERLIGYALTGASVRRKVELARQAPPLLG encoded by the coding sequence ATGCGCGACCCTCGTACCCTTGTCATCATCGGCACCGGCATGGCCGGCATTGGCCTGGCGCGTGCCCTGCGTGCGCGTGACAAGGACAGTCGACTGATCCTGGTCAGTCAGGACAGTGGCCACGATTACGCCAAGCCTCTGCTGTCCACCGCCTTTGCCAAGGGCATGAGCGCCCGGGCATTGGCACGGCAGACCTCCGTGGCCCTGGTGGATGAACTGGACGCCGAGCTGCGCACCCATCAGCGAGTGACGAGCATCGATACCCACGCGCGACAGGTCTGGCTGGGCGAGGAATGCCTGGCCTATGACGAGCTGGTGCTGGCACTCGGTGCCGCGCCGCGGCGACCCTTCCCCATCGATGACTCGGTCGGCTCGCGCGTGATGAGCATCAATGATCTCGATGACTACGCCGCCTTCAGCGCCACGCTGACGGCAGCGCGTGAGGCGGGGGAGAGTGGCCGTGTCGTGATCGTCGGTGCCGGTCTGGTGGGGTGTGAATACGCCAATGACCTGAAAGCCGCAGGACATGAGGTCACCTTGGTCGCGGCGGGAGACACTCCGCTGGATGGCTTGCTTCCCCAGGCGCTCGGCCGGCGACTTGGCAAGGCCTTCGATGCCATCGGCGTGCGTCGGCTGCAAGGAGAGATGGTCGAGACCATCACCGCCGGCAAGGCAACGCAGGCGCCCGTCAGCGTGGTGCTGCAGAGTGGTCATGCGGTGGAGGGCTCGCTGGTGCTGCTGGCCACGGGGCTCGCGCCACGCATCAAGCTGGCACAGGGCGCGGGGTTGAGTGCTGGTGGGGACGGCATCCGCGTCGATCGTCACCTTGCCACCTCCCGGCCGCATGTCTGGGCGCTGGGAGACTGCGCCAGTGTCGAAGGGGTCAATGCCATGTACGTGCAGCCCCTGCAGGCCGCAGCCCGGGTGCTGGCCGCCAATCTGTGCGGCGAGGCGGTCGAGCTCGACTGGAAGGCCTGGCCCGTGCTGGTCAAGACACCGGCGCTGCCCATCGTGGCCTACCCGCCTCGGACGGCCGTGGCGCGCTGGGACATCACGGGCGAGGGAGATGATCTCGATGCACGCGCTCTCGATGCGAACGAACGCTTGATTGGATATGCGTTGACAGGCGCCTCCGTTCGCAGGAAAGTCGAGCTGGCGCGGCAGGCACCGCCGTTGCTAGGCTAG
- a CDS encoding HU family DNA-binding protein: MRKPELAAAIAERADLSKDKASQVLNVILDEITHTVAKGNDVSLIGFGSFTVRQRAARTGKNPQTGKPLTIPASKTVAFKPGKSLKDAVTK; the protein is encoded by the coding sequence ATGCGCAAGCCAGAACTCGCTGCGGCCATCGCCGAGCGTGCGGATCTGTCCAAGGACAAGGCTAGTCAAGTGTTGAACGTGATTCTCGACGAGATCACCCACACGGTCGCCAAGGGCAACGATGTTTCATTGATTGGTTTTGGCTCCTTCACGGTGCGTCAGCGTGCAGCGCGTACCGGCAAGAACCCCCAGACAGGCAAACCCCTGACCATCCCGGCCAGCAAGACAGTGGCCTTCAAGCCGGGCAAGTCATTGAAGGATGCGGTGACCAAGTAA